From the Priestia koreensis genome, one window contains:
- a CDS encoding CdaR family protein, translating into MDKFMNSPWVMKIVALLLALLLYMSVNLEEPNKPSASQTESNINYQTETITNVPVRAYYNDKNKIVTGVPEYATLTIQGPVGDVTSTKFKKDYEVYVDLNKYVGGTHKVEMQYKNIPNTVSVQIKPKYANVTIEEKVTKKFSVEASFDTSKFKERYVPSQAIVEPRKVQISGAQSQINRIAYVKAVVELDDSDDTSETIEKKAQVIALDRNLNKVNVQINPSTVDVTIPVSTHSKEVPVKIQTTGNLPDGVVLDDLKVTPGTVKLYGSEEALSKIDFIDDIEVDISELQKSKTFVVDVPLPEGVTSVAPSKVTIKAEVKQKEETTDEQTDTKETDNQKNDDEPSSESPKDDEQGDQTEQPTTSPDKPTNGSEEPKDQTITKTLKGVSVSLTNTSSDYNYDLLTPSGGKVDVEVTGSEKVINALQAGDIQLSVDMSGVQSGETTVPISVKVPDGVKATATPQQAKVKVTEPDTPTTTPPSGGDKGDKPSDSNSVKADDSTSDQQEKQ; encoded by the coding sequence ATGGATAAATTCATGAATAGTCCGTGGGTTATGAAGATTGTTGCCCTTTTGCTCGCTTTACTACTCTATATGTCTGTAAATTTGGAAGAGCCAAATAAGCCAAGTGCTAGTCAAACTGAATCGAACATTAACTACCAAACCGAAACGATCACAAATGTTCCGGTGCGAGCTTATTATAATGACAAAAACAAGATTGTTACAGGAGTTCCTGAATATGCTACGTTGACAATACAGGGGCCTGTAGGAGACGTGACGTCGACTAAATTTAAAAAAGATTATGAAGTCTATGTAGACTTGAACAAATACGTAGGCGGAACTCACAAGGTTGAAATGCAGTATAAAAATATTCCCAACACTGTGAGTGTTCAAATTAAACCGAAATATGCGAACGTTACGATCGAAGAGAAAGTAACGAAGAAGTTTTCGGTAGAAGCGAGCTTTGATACATCGAAATTCAAAGAGCGTTACGTGCCAAGCCAGGCCATTGTAGAGCCTCGTAAAGTACAAATTTCAGGTGCGCAAAGTCAAATTAATCGTATTGCGTATGTAAAAGCTGTTGTAGAGCTAGATGATTCTGATGATACGTCTGAAACAATTGAGAAGAAAGCGCAGGTTATTGCATTAGATCGAAATTTAAATAAGGTCAACGTGCAAATCAATCCATCCACTGTTGATGTGACTATTCCAGTATCTACTCACAGCAAAGAAGTTCCTGTTAAAATTCAAACAACGGGGAATCTTCCTGATGGAGTAGTGTTAGATGATTTAAAAGTCACTCCTGGTACGGTCAAACTTTATGGATCGGAAGAAGCGCTCTCTAAAATTGATTTTATTGATGATATAGAAGTAGATATAAGCGAGCTGCAAAAATCAAAAACATTTGTTGTTGATGTACCTCTTCCTGAAGGGGTAACAAGCGTAGCACCTTCTAAAGTCACGATAAAAGCAGAGGTTAAGCAAAAAGAAGAAACAACAGATGAACAAACGGATACAAAAGAAACGGATAATCAGAAGAATGATGATGAGCCATCTTCAGAGTCACCGAAGGATGATGAGCAGGGCGATCAAACAGAACAGCCAACAACTTCTCCTGATAAACCGACGAACGGTTCAGAGGAGCCAAAAGATCAAACAATCACAAAGACATTAAAAGGTGTAAGTGTTTCATTGACAAATACATCTTCTGATTATAATTACGACCTGTTGACACCTTCTGGTGGGAAAGTAGATGTGGAAGTAACAGGTAGTGAAAAGGTAATTAATGCACTGCAGGCTGGAGATATTCAGCTTTCTGTTGATATGAGTGGTGTCCAGAGCGGTGAAACAACCGTTCCGATCTCAGTCAAGGTTCCTGACGGTGTAAAAGCAACGGCAACACCTCAGCAAGCAAAGGTGAAAGTTACGGAACCTGACACGCCAACAACTACGCCTCCATCTGGAGGAGATAAGGGCGATAAGCCAAGTGATTCTAATTCAGTAAAAGCTGATGACTCTACTTCAGATCAGCAAGAAAAACAATAA
- the gerD gene encoding spore germination lipoprotein GerD: MKKKMLLLLYAILCAFVLNACAPQQDDSNRMDYDQTKKMIVDILKTDEGKKAIENILQDEQIKKTLVMDQAMVKQTIQSTLTSKKGMEFWKEAFNDPQFVKTFAKSLRSEHEDLLKQLMKDPDYQALLLDVFKNPEMQKQMTQAMKTQDFRKNMQKVIVETLDSPLYKAKLEAIIQKAVQQSTDTSSGKESKKQEDDSSGSGSDQEQQQNQ, from the coding sequence ATGAAAAAGAAAATGCTGCTCCTACTGTATGCAATCTTATGCGCATTCGTATTAAATGCATGTGCACCTCAACAAGATGACAGCAACCGTATGGATTACGATCAAACAAAGAAAATGATTGTAGATATTTTGAAAACAGATGAAGGAAAGAAAGCCATCGAAAATATCTTACAAGATGAACAAATAAAAAAGACCTTGGTTATGGATCAGGCTATGGTAAAGCAGACCATTCAATCAACTCTTACTTCTAAAAAAGGCATGGAGTTTTGGAAAGAGGCTTTCAACGATCCTCAGTTTGTTAAAACCTTTGCAAAAAGCTTACGGAGCGAGCACGAAGATCTTTTAAAGCAATTGATGAAAGATCCTGATTATCAGGCATTATTACTAGACGTCTTTAAAAATCCTGAAATGCAAAAGCAAATGACCCAAGCGATGAAAACCCAAGACTTTCGTAAAAACATGCAAAAAGTCATTGTAGAAACGCTAGACAGCCCGCTATATAAAGCAAAACTTGAAGCTATTATTCAAAAAGCTGTTCAACAATCTACAGACACAAGCAGTGGAAAAGAAAGTAAAAAGCAAGAAGACGACTCATCAGGATCTGGCTCAGACCAAGAACAACAGCAAAACCAATAA
- the glmM gene encoding phosphoglucosamine mutase, whose product MGKYFGTDGVRGIANSELTPELAFKVGRYGGYVLTKDADRPKVLIGRDTRVSGHMLEGALVAGLLSTGAEVMRLGVISTPGVSYLTKVMDAQAGVMISASHNPVQDNGIKFFGPDGFKLSDDQELEIEALLDAETDTLPRPVGKDLGQVNDYFEGGQKYLQFLKQTVDEDFSGIHVALDCAHGATSSLAAHLFADLEADISTMGASPNGLNINDGVGSTHPETLAAFLKEKGADVGLAFDGDGDRLIAVDENGEIVDGDQIMFICAKYLSENGRLKHNTIVSTVMSNLGFYKAIEKNKIDSAQTAVGDRYVVEEMKAKGYNLGGEQSGHIIFLDYNTTGDGMLTAIQLVNIMKVTKKSLSELAKEMQKYPQLLINVKVTDKHHVTENEKVKAVIEEVEAEMAGNGRVLVRPSGTEPLVRVMVEAPSDEDCKNYVDRIVEVVKAEMGLE is encoded by the coding sequence ATGGGTAAGTATTTTGGAACAGATGGTGTTCGCGGCATAGCGAATAGCGAATTAACGCCGGAATTAGCATTTAAGGTTGGCCGTTACGGAGGGTATGTTTTAACGAAGGATGCGGACAGACCAAAAGTATTAATTGGTCGTGATACACGCGTATCTGGTCATATGTTAGAAGGAGCTCTTGTAGCAGGACTACTATCAACAGGGGCGGAAGTTATGCGATTAGGCGTTATTTCAACGCCAGGTGTTTCTTACTTAACAAAAGTAATGGACGCACAAGCAGGTGTAATGATCTCAGCTTCTCATAACCCTGTACAAGACAATGGAATTAAATTCTTTGGTCCAGACGGATTTAAGCTATCTGATGATCAGGAGCTTGAAATCGAGGCATTATTGGATGCAGAGACAGATACTTTACCAAGACCGGTCGGAAAAGATCTTGGACAAGTAAATGACTATTTCGAAGGTGGCCAAAAATACCTTCAGTTCCTAAAACAAACGGTTGATGAGGATTTCTCAGGTATCCACGTTGCACTAGATTGCGCACACGGTGCTACATCATCACTAGCAGCACACTTATTTGCAGATCTAGAAGCGGATATTTCAACAATGGGTGCTTCACCAAACGGATTGAATATTAACGATGGTGTCGGTTCTACTCATCCAGAAACGCTAGCGGCATTTTTGAAAGAAAAGGGAGCAGACGTAGGTCTTGCGTTTGACGGCGACGGCGACCGTTTAATTGCGGTGGATGAAAACGGAGAGATCGTAGACGGTGATCAAATTATGTTCATCTGTGCGAAGTACTTAAGCGAAAATGGTCGTCTGAAGCACAATACGATCGTTTCAACGGTTATGAGTAACTTAGGGTTCTACAAAGCGATCGAGAAAAATAAAATCGACAGCGCTCAAACAGCTGTTGGAGACCGTTATGTTGTAGAAGAAATGAAGGCAAAAGGATATAACTTAGGCGGCGAACAGTCTGGTCATATCATTTTCCTTGATTACAACACAACAGGTGACGGAATGTTAACAGCAATCCAGCTTGTAAACATTATGAAAGTAACGAAAAAATCTCTTTCTGAGTTAGCAAAAGAGATGCAAAAATATCCTCAGCTTTTAATTAACGTAAAAGTAACGGATAAACATCACGTAACGGAAAATGAGAAGGTAAAAGCAGTAATTGAAGAAGTAGAGGCTGAAATGGCTGGAAATGGCCGTGTGCTTGTACGTCCTTCAGGAACAGAACCTCTTGTGCGCGTTATGGTGGAAGCACCTTCAGATGAAGACTGCAAGAACTATGTGGACCGAATTGTAGAGGTAGTAAAAGCAGAAATGGGCTTAGAATAA
- a CDS encoding anti-sigma factor family protein, which produces MKNCSGNYTEMMHDYLDGDITKENEQILREHLKSCEECQLHMKELKRTIAFVQSASHVAAPSDFTLNVMNSLPKQTQKAKVNKWFRSHPLLTASSLFVMLMVGSLFSTWKNDHDFSVSKQPNLVINGQTVTVPKGETIKGNVIVRNGDIKIEGKVDGDVTVVNGHRYMASAGEVTGKITVLDELFEWVWYNLKSNVHSAVKLVESK; this is translated from the coding sequence ATGAAAAATTGCTCAGGCAATTACACTGAAATGATGCACGATTATCTAGATGGTGACATCACAAAAGAAAATGAGCAGATATTACGAGAGCATCTCAAAAGCTGTGAAGAGTGTCAATTGCATATGAAGGAATTGAAACGGACGATTGCTTTTGTACAAAGTGCTTCTCATGTAGCAGCACCAAGTGATTTTACGCTAAATGTGATGAATAGCCTTCCAAAGCAGACGCAAAAAGCAAAGGTAAACAAGTGGTTTAGATCACACCCACTCCTTACAGCATCGTCACTTTTTGTTATGCTCATGGTAGGAAGTCTTTTTTCTACTTGGAAAAATGATCATGATTTTTCAGTTTCCAAGCAGCCTAACCTGGTCATTAATGGGCAAACGGTTACGGTACCAAAGGGTGAGACGATTAAAGGAAATGTCATTGTGAGAAACGGTGATATAAAAATAGAAGGAAAAGTAGACGGTGACGTTACGGTAGTCAATGGACATCGCTATATGGCATCTGCGGGTGAAGTAACAGGGAAAATTACCGTGCTGGATGAGCTCTTTGAATGGGTTTGGTATAACCTAAAATCTAACGTCCATAGCGCAGTTAAGCTTGTGGAAAGTAAATAA
- a CDS encoding KinB-signaling pathway activation protein: MNSRNWVRLFLSTLLIGALSASVVGFAVKWGEYRPFFQSFNIGEILSALLWFIGIGLIFSIISQMGFFAYLTIHRFGLGICRSVSLWNSVQVLLTAFILFDLVYLQVIMASSAESDVSPSRYIMAGIVVVTGLVVALIKVKQTNKAAFIPGLFFMIVVTIIEWVPALRANDTGWLYLMLYPLLICNAYQLLILPRLIQNSQRERRNTSARMKAM, translated from the coding sequence GTGAATAGTCGCAACTGGGTTCGGTTGTTTTTATCGACACTATTAATTGGTGCTTTAAGTGCAAGTGTTGTGGGGTTTGCAGTAAAATGGGGAGAATATCGCCCGTTTTTTCAATCGTTTAATATAGGAGAAATTTTATCAGCTCTTTTATGGTTTATTGGTATCGGCCTTATTTTCAGTATTATCAGTCAAATGGGCTTTTTCGCTTATTTAACGATTCATCGCTTTGGGCTAGGAATTTGTCGATCAGTATCGCTTTGGAACTCTGTTCAAGTACTGCTTACTGCTTTCATTTTATTTGATTTGGTGTATCTGCAAGTTATTATGGCTTCTTCTGCTGAATCTGATGTGTCGCCTTCCCGTTATATTATGGCAGGAATCGTCGTTGTGACGGGTCTGGTGGTAGCACTAATAAAAGTAAAGCAGACGAACAAAGCAGCATTTATTCCAGGCTTGTTTTTTATGATTGTGGTAACCATCATTGAGTGGGTTCCTGCCCTAAGAGCAAATGATACAGGCTGGTTATACTTGATGCTTTATCCATTGTTGATTTGTAATGCGTATCAGCTGCTCATTTTACCGAGATTAATTCAAAATTCACAGCGTGAGCGCCGTAATACGTCAGCTCGAATGAAAGCAATGTAA
- the sigW gene encoding RNA polymerase sigma factor SigW, whose amino-acid sequence MELVIKRKIKQVKKGDQDAFADIVEYYKDKIFQLCYRMLGNRHEAEDSAQEAFIRAYINIHSYDTSKKFSTWLYRIATNLCIDRIRKKKPDYYLDAEVPGTEGLDMYSQLAADQALPEEEVENHELNEKIDQEILNLPEKYRSAIVLKYIEELSLKEISDVLDLPIGTVKTRIHRGREALRNRLRDL is encoded by the coding sequence ATGGAGTTAGTCATAAAGAGAAAAATAAAACAAGTTAAAAAAGGGGATCAAGACGCGTTTGCTGACATAGTGGAATATTATAAAGATAAGATATTTCAACTGTGTTATCGCATGCTCGGAAATCGCCACGAGGCGGAGGATTCTGCTCAGGAGGCTTTTATTAGGGCCTACATCAATATCCATAGTTATGATACATCAAAGAAGTTTTCAACGTGGTTATATCGTATTGCAACAAATCTGTGCATTGATCGCATCCGAAAAAAGAAGCCAGATTACTATTTAGATGCTGAAGTACCAGGAACAGAAGGTCTAGATATGTATTCACAATTGGCAGCAGATCAGGCTCTTCCAGAAGAAGAGGTTGAGAATCATGAATTGAACGAAAAGATTGACCAAGAAATTCTGAATCTACCTGAAAAATATCGATCTGCCATTGTGTTGAAATATATTGAGGAACTATCACTAAAAGAAATTAGTGATGTATTAGACTTGCCGATAGGTACTGTAAAGACGAGAATACACAGAGGACGAGAAGCGTTGAGAAATCGACTTCGTGATTTATAA
- the cdaA gene encoding diadenylate cyclase CdaA yields MPSFGELPILSYLGKVVDILLVWFVIYKLIMVIRGTKAVQLLKGIVVIVVVRFLSSFLGLQTLGWLMDKALTWGFLAVIIIFQPELRRALEQLGRGRLFSRGNGSEEDESTRTVEAIVKATDYMAKRRIGALISIERETGMEDYIETGIPMNANITSELLINIFIPNTPLHDGAVILQRNQVAAAACYLPLSESPFISKELGTRHRAAVGISEVTDSITVVVSEETGNISVTKNGDLHRELSVDKLRDLLTSEWLKSTRVSSSTRWQWRGKKDG; encoded by the coding sequence ATGCCATCGTTTGGAGAGCTACCAATCCTTAGTTATTTAGGAAAAGTAGTTGATATTCTCCTTGTTTGGTTTGTTATATATAAGCTGATTATGGTTATACGTGGTACCAAGGCTGTACAGCTTTTAAAAGGTATCGTTGTAATCGTAGTGGTTCGATTCCTCAGTAGTTTCTTAGGATTACAAACCCTAGGATGGCTTATGGACAAAGCGTTAACATGGGGATTTTTAGCCGTAATTATTATTTTCCAGCCGGAACTTCGTCGTGCCCTAGAACAGTTAGGACGAGGACGCTTGTTTTCACGAGGTAATGGAAGTGAAGAGGATGAAAGTACGAGAACTGTCGAGGCCATTGTAAAAGCTACGGATTATATGGCTAAGAGGCGTATAGGAGCCCTTATTTCTATTGAGCGAGAAACAGGTATGGAAGATTATATTGAGACTGGTATCCCGATGAATGCAAACATAACGTCTGAGCTATTAATTAATATATTCATTCCAAATACACCTCTTCATGATGGAGCTGTTATCCTACAACGAAATCAAGTCGCGGCCGCAGCCTGCTATCTGCCTCTTTCAGAGAGTCCTTTTATTTCCAAAGAACTCGGGACGAGACATCGCGCCGCAGTTGGTATTAGTGAGGTAACAGACAGTATTACAGTTGTTGTATCTGAGGAAACAGGTAATATCTCAGTGACCAAGAATGGTGATCTCCATCGAGAATTAAGTGTCGATAAGTTAAGAGACTTATTAACAAGCGAGTGGCTAAAATCAACCCGTGTTTCTTCCTCAACTCGTTGGCAGTGGAGGGGGAAAAAAGATGGATAA
- the rocF gene encoding arginase produces MKNISVIGVPMDLGQTRRGVDMGPSAIRYAGIVERIERLGIAVQDEGNIQIGLGERYHTDPETNLKNLKAVAKGNESLAAKVDEVIQGGRFPLVLGGDHSIAIGTLAGVAKHYQNLGVIWYDAHGDLNTADTSPSGNIHGMPLAASLGLGHEVLTSIGGYSPKIKPENIVIIGARSLDEGERELIKEKGIKVYTMHEIDRLGMTKVMEETIEYLKSKTDGIHLSLDLDGLDPHDAPGVGTPVIGGISYRESHLAMEMLAEAEVITSAEFVEVNPILDEKNKTATVAVALIGSLLGEKLL; encoded by the coding sequence ATAAAGAACATTTCCGTAATTGGGGTACCTATGGACTTAGGACAAACACGAAGAGGCGTCGATATGGGGCCGAGTGCAATTCGTTATGCTGGAATTGTCGAACGCATTGAACGATTAGGTATTGCCGTACAAGATGAAGGCAATATTCAAATAGGTTTAGGTGAGCGTTATCATACAGATCCCGAAACAAACTTGAAAAATTTAAAAGCGGTTGCAAAAGGAAATGAATCCTTGGCTGCAAAGGTAGATGAAGTGATTCAAGGTGGACGGTTTCCTCTTGTTTTAGGGGGGGATCATAGCATTGCTATTGGAACTCTTGCAGGTGTCGCAAAACATTATCAGAATCTTGGGGTAATTTGGTATGATGCACATGGCGATTTAAATACAGCAGATACTTCTCCATCAGGCAATATTCATGGAATGCCTTTAGCAGCTAGCTTAGGCCTTGGTCATGAGGTATTAACCTCTATTGGGGGATATTCGCCTAAAATTAAGCCTGAAAACATCGTCATTATCGGTGCTCGATCATTAGACGAAGGTGAAAGAGAGCTTATTAAAGAAAAAGGCATTAAAGTGTACACGATGCATGAAATCGATCGTTTGGGAATGACAAAAGTAATGGAAGAGACAATCGAGTACTTAAAAAGTAAAACGGACGGTATTCATTTATCGCTTGACCTCGATGGTTTAGATCCTCACGATGCGCCAGGTGTTGGTACACCTGTAATTGGGGGAATTAGTTACAGAGAAAGTCATTTAGCGATGGAAATGCTTGCGGAGGCAGAAGTCATTACATCAGCTGAATTTGTAGAAGTCAATCCAATTTTAGATGAAAAAAATAAAACGGCTACCGTTGCGGTCGCTTTGATTGGATCTTTATTAGGAGAGAAGCTTCTTTAA
- the pdaB gene encoding polysaccharide deacetylase family sporulation protein PdaB produces MNFFYVLRAKRIKQFSIILFAAFFAGLFLYSQTFSLNPVFNTKDGPRAVSKSKNDTNKVALTFDISWGDENAIPILDKLKEEHIKNCTFFLSASWAERHPDVVERIKKDGHEIGSMGYDYKPYTSLDAQKVRQDLAKAEKVFTSLNLKDVTLLRPPSGQFNKETLKIAEQQGYTIVHWSVDSKDWTNPGVEKIVQNVVNDVGSGDIVLLHASDSAQQTKKALPMIIEEIKDEGLSIISVSQLISNAQAKSSEIH; encoded by the coding sequence ATGAATTTCTTTTATGTCCTACGTGCTAAACGAATCAAACAATTTAGTATCATTTTGTTTGCCGCTTTTTTCGCTGGGTTATTTCTTTATTCCCAAACCTTTTCTTTAAATCCTGTATTCAATACAAAGGATGGGCCGCGCGCTGTTTCTAAAAGTAAAAATGACACTAATAAAGTGGCACTTACTTTTGATATTAGCTGGGGTGATGAAAATGCGATCCCTATTCTAGACAAGCTCAAAGAAGAGCATATTAAAAACTGTACCTTCTTCCTTTCAGCCTCATGGGCTGAACGACACCCGGATGTTGTTGAAAGGATTAAAAAAGATGGTCATGAGATCGGAAGTATGGGATATGACTATAAACCTTATACGTCCCTTGATGCACAAAAAGTTCGCCAAGACCTAGCAAAAGCCGAAAAAGTTTTTACATCTCTAAACCTAAAGGATGTGACATTATTACGTCCACCATCTGGTCAGTTTAATAAAGAAACGCTTAAGATTGCCGAACAACAGGGATACACCATTGTTCATTGGAGTGTAGATTCTAAGGATTGGACAAATCCCGGCGTCGAAAAAATTGTTCAGAACGTTGTCAATGACGTAGGAAGCGGAGATATTGTGCTGCTACATGCTTCTGATTCAGCACAGCAAACTAAAAAAGCTCTTCCAATGATTATTGAAGAGATTAAGGATGAAGGTTTATCGATCATTAGTGTTTCCCAACTTATTTCAAATGCTCAAGCAAAAAGTAGCGAAATTCATTAA
- a CDS encoding aspartyl-phosphate phosphatase Spo0E family protein, whose amino-acid sequence MGIGEKLLAEIEKCRVAMIQSAAATSFSAENVVALSSQLDHLLNQYDRHMKEGY is encoded by the coding sequence ATGGGTATCGGGGAAAAGCTTTTAGCAGAAATTGAAAAATGTCGAGTGGCTATGATTCAATCAGCGGCTGCAACTTCCTTTTCAGCTGAGAACGTAGTAGCACTTAGCTCACAACTGGATCATCTATTGAACCAATATGACCGTCATATGAAAGAGGGCTATTGA